One genomic segment of Synechocystis sp. LKSZ1 includes these proteins:
- a CDS encoding thermonuclease family protein, with amino-acid sequence MLIGLVGILWLCSSLFLVAAEPLASATVVSIADGDTLTVRQQGQSQKIRLACIDAPELTVQPDGLQAKQYLQRLLPIGAAITLRPVDQDRYGRLVAEVYYGSQSANLAMVQSGQAVIYPQYFANCRATQTQYRQAQAQAQQKKLGLWAQANPIMPWETRQTGPGRQPTSPAKPPSSACHPAYPDLCLPVNGPDLDCRDIPQRGFRVLPPDPHRLDRDRDGIGCER; translated from the coding sequence ATGCTGATAGGCCTAGTTGGGATTCTCTGGTTGTGTAGTTCGTTGTTTCTAGTAGCGGCTGAACCCCTGGCGTCTGCTACCGTTGTCAGTATTGCCGATGGGGATACCCTGACAGTTCGTCAACAGGGCCAGTCACAAAAAATTCGTTTAGCTTGCATTGATGCCCCAGAATTAACCGTCCAACCCGATGGCCTGCAGGCTAAGCAATACCTGCAACGTCTCTTACCCATTGGCGCCGCCATTACCCTTCGTCCCGTAGATCAAGACCGCTATGGTCGTCTGGTGGCAGAGGTTTATTATGGCTCGCAATCCGCCAATTTAGCCATGGTACAGAGTGGTCAGGCTGTCATTTACCCCCAATATTTTGCCAATTGTCGGGCTACACAGACCCAATACCGTCAGGCTCAAGCCCAGGCCCAACAGAAAAAACTTGGCCTGTGGGCCCAAGCCAATCCCATCATGCCGTGGGAGACGCGACAGACTGGCCCAGGAAGACAACCAACTTCCCCGGCTAAACCCCCGAGTTCAGCTTGTCACCCCGCCTATCCAGACCTCTGTCTTCCAGTTAATGGCCCTGATTTGGACTGTCGGGATATTCCCCAGCGCGGTTTTCGGGTATTGCCTCCCGACCCCCATCGCCTGGATCGAGACCGGGACGGTATTGGTTGTGAGCGCTAA
- the rplJ gene encoding 50S ribosomal protein L10 — MGRIRTKENKATVVAEVKELFQDVQMAMVIDYQGLTVAEITDLRNRLRPLGGTCKITKNTLVKIALEGQPQWQPMEDYLKGTSALLLLKDDLGGAIKAYKKFQKDTKKTELRGGVLEGRALSQADVEAIGDLPSKEQLMGQIAGAINALATKLAFGIKEVPASLARGIQAYSEKE; from the coding sequence ATGGGACGAATCAGAACTAAAGAAAATAAGGCAACGGTGGTGGCCGAAGTAAAGGAACTCTTCCAAGACGTCCAGATGGCCATGGTGATTGATTACCAAGGCCTGACGGTGGCTGAAATCACCGACCTCCGCAATCGTCTCCGCCCCCTCGGTGGAACGTGCAAAATTACCAAAAACACCTTGGTAAAAATTGCCCTAGAGGGCCAACCCCAGTGGCAACCCATGGAGGATTACCTCAAGGGAACCTCAGCCCTACTCCTGCTCAAGGATGACTTGGGGGGAGCCATCAAGGCCTATAAAAAATTCCAAAAAGACACCAAAAAAACCGAACTCCGCGGCGGTGTCCTGGAAGGCCGGGCCCTATCCCAGGCGGATGTTGAGGCCATTGGTGATCTACCGTCCAAGGAACAACTCATGGGCCAAATTGCGGGTGCCATCAACGCCCTTGCCACCAAACTGGCCTTTGGCATCAAGGAAGTCCCTGCGTCCTTGGCTCGGGGTATCCAAGCTTATTCCGAAAAGGAATAA
- the nthA gene encoding nitrile hydratase subunit alpha — protein MEAHDHDHHPMLTDEVMPGYYEIMEIAVRELLIEKTLINPSEIRRQIEVLDSRTPALGAKVVARAWVDPGFRARLLANGRTACEELGISFYDDTQLIVLENTDKVHNLIVCTLCSCYPRSVLGLPPDWYKAKPYRARVVKEPRAVLEEFGTHIPDDVEICVSDSTAMIRYLVLPQRPAGTDDLSEEQLAALVTRDAMIGVVRVEI, from the coding sequence ATGGAAGCACACGACCACGATCATCATCCGATGCTTACGGATGAAGTGATGCCGGGCTACTACGAAATCATGGAAATCGCGGTTCGAGAATTACTCATTGAGAAGACATTGATCAACCCCAGTGAAATTCGCCGCCAAATTGAAGTGCTTGATTCCCGCACACCAGCTTTGGGTGCAAAGGTTGTTGCTCGCGCATGGGTCGATCCAGGGTTTCGGGCGCGTTTGCTGGCTAATGGCCGCACCGCTTGCGAAGAATTGGGGATCAGCTTTTACGATGATACGCAACTCATCGTGCTAGAAAACACCGACAAAGTTCACAACCTCATTGTCTGTACACTGTGTTCCTGTTATCCGCGTTCGGTGCTGGGATTGCCGCCTGATTGGTACAAAGCTAAACCGTATCGAGCTCGGGTGGTGAAAGAGCCAAGGGCAGTCCTGGAGGAATTTGGCACACACATTCCTGATGATGTAGAGATCTGCGTTAGCGATTCGACTGCGATGATCCGTTATCTTGTATTGCCGCAACGACCAGCGGGCACAGATGACTTGAGTGAGGAACAGCTAGCCGCCCTGGTTACGCGCGATGCGATGATTGGCGTTGTCCGAGTAGAAATCTAA
- the rplA gene encoding 50S ribosomal protein L1 encodes MSKKTSKRLSAVLEKVDKNTAYEPLTAMQLLKETATAKFDESVEAHIRLGIDPKYTDQQIRTTVSLPKGTGLTVRVAVIARGEKVKEANDAGADLCGSEELIDEIQGGMMDFDVLIATPDMMPKIAKLGKLLGPRGLMPSPKGGTVTTNLVEAIAEFKAGKLEFRADRTGIVHVMFGKASFSAEDLLTNLKALQETIDRNRPSGAKGRFWRTVFVAASMGPSIQVDINALRDLKLAEN; translated from the coding sequence ATGTCCAAGAAAACCTCTAAGCGCCTAAGCGCCGTCCTAGAGAAGGTCGATAAAAATACGGCCTACGAACCCCTCACGGCGATGCAGCTCCTCAAGGAAACCGCCACCGCCAAGTTTGATGAATCCGTCGAGGCCCATATTCGCCTAGGAATTGATCCCAAATACACCGACCAACAAATCCGGACAACCGTCTCTCTGCCTAAGGGAACTGGATTGACGGTGCGAGTCGCCGTCATTGCCCGTGGAGAAAAGGTCAAAGAAGCCAACGATGCCGGGGCCGACCTCTGCGGTTCAGAAGAATTAATTGACGAAATTCAGGGCGGCATGATGGACTTTGATGTACTGATTGCCACCCCCGATATGATGCCGAAAATCGCCAAGTTAGGGAAACTGCTAGGCCCTCGGGGCCTAATGCCGTCACCCAAGGGCGGTACGGTAACCACCAACCTGGTCGAGGCTATTGCGGAATTTAAGGCCGGGAAATTGGAATTCCGGGCCGACCGAACGGGGATTGTTCATGTTATGTTTGGTAAGGCATCTTTTTCTGCCGAAGATTTGTTGACCAATCTCAAAGCGTTACAAGAAACCATTGACCGCAACCGTCCCTCTGGGGCCAAGGGTCGATTCTGGCGGACAGTATTTGTCGCTGCCTCCATGGGCCCTTCTATTCAAGTCGATATCAATGCCTTGCGTGATCTTAAACTAGCAGAAAACTAG
- a CDS encoding FTR1 family protein has product MDLSTALPTFVITLREGFEAALVVGIVLACLAKADKDYLNRWVYQGLGGGLVASVMVAGLLGGLFQGINTVQSPFTPVLKSLLASLFGLMALTLLSWMLLWMTQQAKGLKATVTSDIQAALSQQEAGQSIALVVFIAVLREGFEAVLFILAQGPDNWLGSSLGAVLGLGFATVLGYALFQIGLQINIKGFFQATGAFLVLIVAGLVIGILKNLDLAIHLLGQWDARYLSLCFAQDSCLLGPLIWNGSQILPDGQFPGLLLKALFGYRQQLYLVQILAYSLVLGGLGSLYFWQLQRVRLSSAPAKSGPPKIQSS; this is encoded by the coding sequence ATGGATCTATCAACAGCACTACCGACCTTTGTCATTACGTTACGGGAGGGCTTTGAAGCGGCCCTAGTGGTTGGCATTGTATTGGCTTGTTTGGCCAAAGCAGATAAGGACTATCTCAACCGCTGGGTTTATCAAGGCCTGGGCGGTGGACTGGTAGCCAGTGTGATGGTGGCGGGTTTGCTGGGGGGCCTTTTCCAGGGCATCAATACAGTGCAAAGTCCCTTTACCCCTGTACTGAAATCGTTGCTGGCCAGCCTGTTTGGCCTGATGGCCCTGACTCTTCTCAGTTGGATGTTACTCTGGATGACTCAACAGGCCAAGGGACTCAAGGCCACCGTGACCAGCGACATTCAAGCGGCCCTCAGCCAGCAAGAGGCGGGCCAGAGCATCGCCCTGGTGGTTTTTATTGCTGTTTTACGGGAAGGATTCGAGGCCGTGCTCTTCATTTTGGCCCAGGGCCCAGACAATTGGCTGGGTTCTAGCCTGGGGGCCGTCTTAGGTCTAGGCTTTGCTACGGTGCTGGGTTATGCGCTTTTCCAGATTGGGCTTCAGATTAATATCAAGGGCTTTTTCCAGGCCACCGGGGCCTTTCTGGTGCTGATTGTGGCTGGCTTGGTGATTGGTATTCTCAAAAATCTAGACCTTGCTATCCATCTATTGGGACAATGGGATGCCCGTTATCTCTCCCTCTGTTTTGCCCAGGATTCCTGTCTGTTAGGGCCCCTCATTTGGAATGGCAGTCAGATCCTGCCCGATGGTCAATTTCCCGGCCTCCTGCTGAAGGCCCTCTTTGGCTATCGCCAACAGCTCTATCTGGTGCAAATTCTTGCCTATAGCCTAGTACTCGGGGGCCTGGGCAGTCTCTATTTTTGGCAACTCCAGCGAGTTCGTCTCTCCTCGGCTCCGGCCAAATCCGGCCCACCCAAAATCCAGTCTTCCTAA
- the rplL gene encoding 50S ribosomal protein L7/L12, producing MSTATDQILEQLKSLTLLEAAELVKQIEEAFGVSAAAPVGGMVMAAPGAAAPVEAVEEKTEFDVILEEVPADKKIAILKVVRTITGLGLKEAKDLVESTPKPIKEGTNKDDAEAIKKQLEEAGAKVAVK from the coding sequence ATGTCTACAGCAACCGATCAAATTCTCGAACAGTTGAAATCTTTAACCCTGTTAGAAGCCGCTGAGCTAGTCAAACAGATTGAAGAGGCCTTTGGCGTTAGCGCCGCCGCTCCCGTTGGTGGGATGGTGATGGCGGCCCCCGGTGCGGCGGCCCCCGTAGAAGCTGTGGAAGAAAAAACCGAGTTTGATGTCATTCTCGAAGAAGTTCCCGCTGACAAGAAAATCGCCATTCTCAAGGTTGTTCGTACCATCACGGGTCTGGGTCTGAAGGAAGCCAAAGACTTGGTGGAATCTACGCCTAAACCGATCAAAGAAGGCACCAACAAAGACGATGCCGAAGCCATCAAGAAGCAACTAGAAGAAGCCGGTGCCAAAGTTGCCGTCAAATAA
- a CDS encoding DUF4253 domain-containing protein, translating to MDKYQILREKQTNGDNYDLDTADIIERLQKWDRDYGIVLSGVESDRLVVVFQQLPADLDSLAQEIYQFCPDIIDQHFGCFDDLFSGPSATWPPELQEFLAGIDFEDENFGLELLKRSLAQSSTVGLWWD from the coding sequence ATGGATAAATACCAAATTTTGCGTGAGAAACAAACCAATGGAGACAACTACGACCTCGATACGGCCGACATCATTGAGCGATTGCAAAAATGGGACCGGGACTACGGCATTGTCCTATCCGGGGTGGAGAGTGACCGCCTAGTCGTTGTTTTTCAGCAGTTACCGGCAGATTTAGATAGTCTTGCCCAGGAAATTTATCAGTTTTGCCCGGATATTATTGATCAGCATTTTGGCTGTTTTGATGATTTGTTTTCCGGCCCCTCCGCAACCTGGCCGCCCGAACTCCAGGAATTTCTGGCTGGCATTGATTTTGAGGACGAAAATTTTGGTCTCGAACTCTTGAAGCGTTCCCTCGCTCAATCCTCAACGGTTGGACTTTGGTGGGATTAG
- the rplK gene encoding 50S ribosomal protein L11: MAKKVVALIKLALPAGKANPAPPVGPALGQHGVNIMAFCKEYNAKTADQAGMIIPVEISVFEDRSFTFVLKTPPASVLIRKAAGIEKGSNTPNKTKVAAISRDQLRDIAQTKMPDLNANDIEAAMRIVEGTARNMGVTIKD; encoded by the coding sequence ATGGCAAAGAAAGTCGTCGCTCTGATTAAGTTGGCCCTGCCCGCGGGCAAGGCGAACCCAGCCCCTCCGGTTGGGCCTGCCCTAGGTCAACACGGGGTCAACATCATGGCCTTTTGTAAGGAATATAATGCCAAAACCGCCGACCAAGCGGGCATGATTATTCCGGTAGAAATTTCTGTCTTTGAAGACCGGAGTTTCACCTTTGTTCTCAAAACACCGCCCGCATCGGTACTCATTCGCAAGGCGGCTGGCATTGAGAAAGGGTCGAATACCCCCAATAAAACCAAGGTTGCGGCCATTTCCCGAGACCAATTACGGGACATTGCCCAAACCAAAATGCCCGACCTCAATGCCAACGACATTGAAGCGGCCATGAGAATTGTGGAAGGCACCGCTCGCAATATGGGCGTGACTATCAAGGATTAA
- a CDS encoding SH3-like domain-containing protein, whose protein sequence is MSVADSAHASSGLRAVKALCEESDFKVGDRVRIAMRFPIGHYRVPTYVRGKQGVVKMILNPMAINNEEEGYGRNAGIKGRYYRVGILLSELWPGYTGPPQDQLVIEVFETWLERI, encoded by the coding sequence ATGTCTGTAGCAGATTCAGCCCATGCGTCATCGGGTTTGCGAGCGGTAAAAGCTCTTTGTGAGGAGTCTGACTTTAAGGTCGGGGATCGAGTCCGGATTGCGATGCGTTTTCCCATTGGCCACTACCGGGTGCCAACTTACGTCCGTGGCAAGCAAGGCGTGGTGAAAATGATCCTGAATCCAATGGCTATCAACAACGAGGAAGAAGGTTATGGTCGCAATGCTGGAATAAAAGGACGTTACTATCGGGTGGGCATTCTGCTTTCAGAGTTGTGGCCTGGATATACAGGGCCGCCGCAGGATCAGTTGGTCATTGAAGTTTTTGAAACCTGGCTGGAGAGGATTTAA
- the hisIE gene encoding bifunctional phosphoribosyl-AMP cyclohydrolase/phosphoribosyl-ATP diphosphatase HisIE, translated as MSLSNAIPLDELCYNDQGLVPAIAQDYLDGTVLMMAWMNRQALEKTLETGEAWYWSRSRQELWHKGATSGHFQRVKAIRYDCDSDALLLTIEQVGDIACHTGERSCFHQVAHRKQAPSADMLSELFAVICERRDHPSPESYTCKLLAGGDNKILKKIGEESAEVVMACKDNDPQAIAGEVADLFYHTLVALAHHQVSLRDVYQKLAERRG; from the coding sequence ATGTCTTTATCGAATGCCATTCCGCTAGACGAGCTTTGCTACAACGACCAAGGCCTGGTGCCTGCCATTGCTCAGGATTATCTCGATGGCACCGTCTTGATGATGGCCTGGATGAATCGGCAGGCCCTTGAAAAAACCCTAGAAACGGGAGAGGCCTGGTACTGGAGTCGTTCCCGCCAGGAACTTTGGCACAAGGGGGCCACTTCCGGGCACTTTCAACGGGTTAAGGCCATTCGTTATGACTGCGACAGCGATGCTCTGCTCTTGACCATTGAACAGGTGGGGGACATTGCCTGCCATACGGGCGAACGTAGTTGTTTCCATCAGGTGGCTCACCGTAAACAGGCCCCCTCTGCCGATATGCTCTCGGAATTATTTGCCGTGATCTGTGAGCGCCGCGATCATCCGAGCCCTGAATCCTACACCTGTAAATTATTGGCAGGCGGAGATAATAAAATTCTCAAAAAAATTGGAGAAGAAAGTGCGGAGGTGGTCATGGCCTGCAAAGATAACGACCCCCAGGCCATTGCGGGAGAAGTCGCCGATTTGTTCTACCATACCCTGGTGGCCTTGGCCCATCATCAGGTTTCCCTACGGGATGTTTACCAAAAATTGGCGGAGCGCCGGGGTTAA
- the nusG gene encoding transcription termination/antitermination protein NusG codes for MSFADESSPTLTPEVQVGTSRSARWYAVQVASGCEKRVKASLEQRIHTLDVADRILQIEIPKTPTIKIRKDGSRQHGEEKVFPGYILIRMVMDDNAWQVVKNTPHVINFVGSEQKRRYGRGRGHVNPVPLNLGEVERIFKQSEDQEPLIKVEMQIGDQITVLSGPFKDFQGEVIEVSPERSKLKALLSIFGRDTPVELEFNQVEKQN; via the coding sequence ATGAGTTTTGCTGACGAATCCTCTCCCACCCTCACCCCTGAAGTCCAGGTCGGAACCTCCCGTTCCGCTCGCTGGTATGCCGTGCAAGTGGCTTCAGGATGTGAAAAACGAGTTAAAGCCAGTTTGGAACAGCGCATCCACACCCTCGATGTGGCTGACCGAATTTTGCAGATTGAAATTCCGAAAACCCCGACGATCAAAATCCGCAAGGATGGTTCTCGCCAGCATGGAGAGGAAAAAGTCTTTCCAGGCTATATTCTGATTCGGATGGTCATGGATGACAATGCTTGGCAGGTGGTTAAAAACACCCCCCACGTCATCAACTTTGTCGGTTCGGAACAAAAGCGTCGCTACGGCCGGGGTCGGGGCCACGTCAATCCGGTTCCCTTGAACCTGGGTGAAGTAGAACGCATCTTTAAGCAATCGGAAGACCAAGAGCCGTTAATTAAGGTCGAGATGCAAATCGGCGATCAGATTACGGTACTCTCCGGGCCTTTCAAGGATTTTCAAGGGGAAGTCATCGAAGTCAGCCCCGAGAGAAGCAAGCTTAAAGCTCTCCTCTCCATTTTTGGCCGGGATACGCCGGTGGAATTGGAGTTTAATCAAGTGGAAAAACAAAACTAA
- the trxA gene encoding thioredoxin, whose translation MSATPQVTDASFKDDVLDSELPVLVDFWAPWCGPCRMVAPVVDEIAQQYAGKVKVVKLNTDDNPNTASQYGIRSIPTLMIFKGGQRVDMVVGAVPKTTLASTLEKYI comes from the coding sequence ATGAGTGCCACACCTCAAGTAACAGATGCAAGCTTTAAAGATGATGTATTGGATAGCGAACTACCTGTGCTCGTTGACTTTTGGGCCCCCTGGTGTGGCCCCTGTCGGATGGTTGCACCCGTTGTGGATGAAATCGCTCAACAATACGCCGGTAAGGTCAAAGTAGTCAAGCTCAACACTGACGATAACCCCAATACCGCTAGTCAGTATGGAATTCGGAGTATCCCGACCCTGATGATTTTCAAAGGCGGCCAGAGAGTCGATATGGTGGTGGGGGCTGTCCCCAAAACGACCCTAGCCAGTACGCTAGAAAAATACATTTAG
- a CDS encoding DUF2358 domain-containing protein, whose amino-acid sequence MDITALITTLRADYQRFPDNPTFSIYAEDVYFKDPLTEFHGLKQYQKMIGFMQRWFQAVELELHDLTAEFPLIITRWTLSWVTPLPWRPRIHISGRSELLLNEAGLITSHIDYWDCSTVNVLQQHFPWPQKKAG is encoded by the coding sequence ATGGATATTACTGCACTGATCACTACGCTCCGGGCCGATTACCAACGCTTTCCAGATAATCCCACCTTTTCCATCTACGCCGAGGATGTCTATTTCAAAGACCCTCTGACGGAATTTCATGGCCTTAAGCAATACCAAAAAATGATTGGCTTTATGCAACGTTGGTTTCAAGCCGTAGAGCTAGAACTTCACGACTTAACGGCGGAGTTTCCTCTGATCATCACCCGTTGGACGTTGAGTTGGGTGACGCCTCTCCCCTGGCGGCCGCGGATTCATATTTCTGGTCGGAGTGAATTATTACTCAACGAAGCGGGCCTGATCACTTCCCACATCGACTACTGGGATTGCTCCACGGTCAACGTCCTACAACAACATTTTCCCTGGCCCCAAAAAAAAGCAGGCTGA